AAGATTTTAGACATTGGGTTTGAAGACTGGTTACGAATGGGATACCCTGTGACAAAAGACTTAAAATCCAAGAATTCAGCTTCAAAATCTGACAGACGATTTGTTGCACGTATTAATGCAACTGAGAGAGCGGACGCACAATTCATTAATGAAGAGCAAGGCAAGTCCGAAACTACTATCATAGATGCACGCACACCCCAAGAGCATTTCCAGGCAAGAATTCCAGGATCAATCCTGCACAATTATGAAGAGGGAATTGGAGACAGGGGAAAAATGATCAAGGATGCTGAAATGTTAAAACAAGATTTCGAAAAAATAGGTATTACTCAGGACAAACAATTAATATGCTATTGTCACTCCGGAATTCGAGCTGCCCACACCTATTTGCAACTAAAACAAGCAGGTTTTGATAATGTAAGACTGTATGATGGTTCTATCATAGATTGGGCCAAGCGTAAATATCCTTTAAGATAAAATTATCATTAGATCTTGCATTGGATCTTGATAATCATAAAGCCTTTTGCTATTCACTGGAATAATCAAATAAGTACTGTCTTACGAAAATATCTTGATGGATTAACAAATAATCTAACTAAAAATCTACGATTACCTGGAATCTATCGTTTATTTGTCTTTTTAGTGCAGTGCATCAAAGATCTATACGGATATGGGATTTACAATCGAGTTGAACACTTCTTTGGTCACTAATTAAAATATACGTTTTTGACGACTAGATGTATTTCTATAACTTGGTTTCAATAATCGACCTTGCCTTTTCAAATATTTGAATCCACATCGGCCATGTTAAAGTCCCAGTATTGGTATTTCTCCTGCTTGGATGATACGAAACGATCAAAGTCTTATTAGAATCTACCTGGTAAACGCTATTATGTTTGAATTTCAATCCCCTTATATCATTCAATTTGCAATATGTGTCAAAAGCCATTTTGCCTAAAGTTACGATTACAACTGCAGTACTTTTTAACAGTTTTAACTCGCTTATTAAAAAAAGGGAACAATTAGAAATTTCAACATTGGTGGGTTTGTTCATTGGAGGAGCGCATTTCACTATGGAGGTAACGTATGCGTCTGATAGGAGCAATCCATCATTAATAGATACGCTATTTGGGCTATTAGCAAAACCAGTTTCAAACATTGCTTTCATCAACCATTCCCCGGAGCTATCTCCTGTAAACATCCTTCCTGTTCTGTTACCACCATTGGCTGCCGGTGCTAAACCAATTATCAACAATCTCGCTTTAGGATCGCCGAAGGATGGGACAGGTTTTGTCCAATAAGTATGGCCTCTATATCTTTGTGGCCTATTGTCTTCCACTTTGCGAATATATTTCAGGAGACGAGGACACAGACGGCATCTAGTGATTTGTTCATTAACTTTATCTAATGACAAATATTGTTCACCCGCCTCCTTTTTTTATTTTAGTGTGTCTAATATTCAATATAGTTCTTTACTATTGATTTGAGTATTGATTTTATTTGTGATGTATTTATAATTATTATGCAAACACACGATGTTATTGCCGGAACAATTAAAATAACCGACACTAATGCAATTATTTATTGACAAATTCGATAATAAAATGAAAATTCTTTGAGGATTTTACAACATGGATCCAGTTTTCAATTTAGATATCTGTATTTCCAAATTTAAGTGAAATTAAAAATCCGATTTTAAAACAGAAGTGTTAAATATTAAAATTTATTATACCTAATATGTACCCACTAATTGAATTCCAATACTGGACAGTTACTGAGTTTGTTAGACAGTTGATCGAAGGTAATGTGATTTCGACAATTGGAGATAAGAACGTAGATGATTTGGATAAGAAAGTACTACAATGGATAGAACGAAGCTATGAAAAAGACTTTGATGTACAT
This genomic stretch from Candidatus Nitrosocosmicus arcticus harbors:
- a CDS encoding sulfurtransferase, with the translated sequence MTSQLDDENLILIDSRGLMPFRFSHIKNAIPMGVENVISIDENGSHLVISPQEAEQIFTDIGIDDTKLVIVYGEYPDPSLARIVWTLIYYGHRNVKILDIGFEDWLRMGYPVTKDLKSKNSASKSDRRFVARINATERADAQFINEEQGKSETTIIDARTPQEHFQARIPGSILHNYEEGIGDRGKMIKDAEMLKQDFEKIGITQDKQLICYCHSGIRAAHTYLQLKQAGFDNVRLYDGSIIDWAKRKYPLR
- a CDS encoding uracil-DNA glycosylase, whose protein sequence is MSLDKVNEQITRCRLCPRLLKYIRKVEDNRPQRYRGHTYWTKPVPSFGDPKARLLIIGLAPAANGGNRTGRMFTGDSSGEWLMKAMFETGFANSPNSVSINDGLLLSDAYVTSIVKCAPPMNKPTNVEISNCSLFLISELKLLKSTAVVIVTLGKMAFDTYCKLNDIRGLKFKHNSVYQVDSNKTLIVSYHPSRRNTNTGTLTWPMWIQIFEKARSIIETKL